A section of the Arcobacter sp. F155 genome encodes:
- the cysS gene encoding cysteine--tRNA ligase translates to MALFVYDSVKKEKIEFQPIKNNDVKVYVCGPTVYDDSHLGHARSAIAFDILHRTLKANNYNVTMTKNFTDIDDKIIKKMNDTNKSLEEVTNHYIDAYKNDMQILNILDNTLEPKATQNLDVMIEMIEDLISKDIAYSTSDGVYFDVSKDEAYGSLSKRASDENSQARVEANTEKRNPNDFALWKFEKENDVSFEAAFGKGRPGWHIECSAMINKHLAYKDEPFQIDIHGGGADLLFPHHENEAAQTRCSSKASLAKYWMHNGFVTIDGEKMSKSLGNSFFLKDIVKSYSGEVIRFYLLTAQYRTNFNFNEEDLIASKKRLDKFYRVKKRVYGLGKSAVNKELKENILKALNDDLNTPKAISVIDEYINSANETLDKEPKNKNIKKELVSSFEFINDVLGIGFNDAYTYFQFGVSQEDIEKIEQLISQRTEAKKNKDFETADKIREEISSLDVSIMDTPNGTVWEKH, encoded by the coding sequence ATGGCACTATTTGTTTATGACTCAGTAAAAAAAGAGAAAATTGAGTTTCAACCAATAAAAAATAATGACGTAAAAGTTTACGTTTGCGGACCTACAGTGTATGATGATTCACACTTAGGTCACGCAAGATCTGCAATTGCCTTTGATATACTACACAGAACACTAAAAGCAAATAACTACAATGTTACTATGACTAAAAACTTCACTGATATTGACGATAAAATCATCAAAAAAATGAATGATACAAATAAGTCATTAGAAGAAGTTACAAACCACTATATAGATGCATACAAAAATGATATGCAAATTTTAAATATTTTAGATAATACTTTAGAACCAAAAGCAACACAAAATCTTGATGTGATGATTGAAATGATTGAGGACCTAATTTCAAAAGACATAGCCTATTCTACAAGTGATGGGGTATATTTTGATGTTTCAAAAGATGAAGCTTATGGTTCTTTATCAAAAAGAGCAAGTGATGAAAACTCACAAGCAAGAGTTGAAGCAAATACTGAAAAAAGAAATCCAAATGATTTTGCCCTTTGGAAATTTGAAAAAGAGAATGATGTAAGTTTTGAAGCTGCATTTGGAAAAGGAAGACCTGGTTGGCACATTGAGTGTTCTGCTATGATTAATAAACATCTTGCATATAAAGATGAGCCTTTCCAAATTGATATTCACGGTGGAGGAGCTGACCTTCTATTCCCTCACCATGAAAATGAAGCTGCACAAACAAGATGTTCATCAAAAGCTTCTTTAGCAAAATATTGGATGCACAATGGTTTTGTAACAATTGATGGAGAGAAAATGAGTAAATCATTAGGAAACTCATTTTTCTTAAAAGATATTGTTAAATCATACTCAGGAGAAGTTATAAGATTTTATCTTTTAACAGCTCAATATAGAACAAACTTCAACTTCAATGAAGAGGATTTAATTGCCTCTAAAAAAAGACTTGATAAGTTCTATAGAGTTAAAAAAAGAGTTTATGGTTTAGGGAAATCTGCTGTAAATAAAGAGCTTAAAGAGAATATTCTAAAAGCTTTAAATGATGATTTAAATACTCCAAAAGCAATCTCAGTAATTGATGAATATATTAATTCAGCAAATGAGACTTTAGACAAAGAACCAAAAAATAAAAATATCAAAAAAGAACTAGTTTCAAGTTTTGAATTTATAAATGACGTATTAGGAATTGGATTTAATGATGCATATACATATTTCCAATTTGGTGTGTCACAAGAAGATATTGAGAAAATTGAACAATTAATCTCACAAAGAACTGAAGCTAAAAAAAATAAAGATTTCGAGACTGCTGATAAAATTAGAGAAGAGATTTCTTCATTAGATGTGTCTATTATGGATACTCCTAATGGAACAGTATGGGAAAAGCATTAA
- a CDS encoding HP0268 family nuclease, giving the protein MELLFARNELTEKPKKVQLDKIKEELNKSGEKIFYFDRDNSHKDMMSLVDALEDEGYNVYFREVKYGLADDEYMYEVHAL; this is encoded by the coding sequence ATGGAATTATTATTTGCAAGAAATGAACTTACTGAAAAGCCAAAAAAAGTTCAACTTGATAAGATTAAAGAAGAGTTAAATAAAAGCGGTGAAAAAATATTCTATTTTGATAGAGACAACTCTCACAAAGATATGATGTCTTTAGTTGATGCGTTAGAAGATGAGGGTTATAACGTATATTTCAGAGAAGTTAAATACGGACTTGCTGATGATGAGTACATGTATGAGGTACATGCTTTATAA
- the miaB gene encoding tRNA (N6-isopentenyl adenosine(37)-C2)-methylthiotransferase MiaB — MSNQEKKLFIQTLGCQMNDTDSQHIIAELKEHKNYTTTDQMEDADLIIINTCSVREKPVQKLFSEIGQFNIKKKKDAKIGVCGCTASHLGQDIIKRAPYVDFVVGARNISKIKDVVDKKGSVEIDIDYDDSTYQFAQNSNSLYKTSVNISIGCDKECTYCIVPATRGDEISIPPEMIVEQVQKDVAKGAKEVTLLGQNVNSYGRRFSDGREKTNFTRLLQEVSKVEGLERIRFTSPHPLHMDDEFIEEFAKNPKISKCIHMPLQSGSTKVLKAMKRGYTKEWFLNRAKKIRDLVPNVRITTDIIVAFPGESQEDFEDTIDVIKQVRFDQIFNFKYSPRPNTKALEFKDLEIEDEIGSARLTEVIELHKLHQSELMDSNVGKTVEVLFESLKPNGEIAGFTDNYCQVFVKGSDELLGKIVKVKITGATRTALKGEIVE, encoded by the coding sequence ATGAGTAACCAAGAAAAAAAACTATTTATACAAACGCTAGGGTGTCAAATGAATGACACTGATAGCCAACATATAATTGCTGAACTAAAAGAACATAAAAATTATACAACAACAGATCAGATGGAAGATGCTGATTTAATTATTATTAATACCTGTTCAGTAAGAGAAAAACCTGTTCAAAAGCTGTTTTCAGAGATTGGACAATTTAATATTAAAAAGAAAAAAGATGCTAAGATTGGAGTTTGTGGGTGCACAGCTTCACACTTAGGTCAAGATATTATAAAAAGAGCTCCATATGTAGATTTCGTAGTTGGAGCTAGAAATATTTCAAAAATCAAAGATGTAGTTGATAAAAAAGGTTCAGTTGAGATTGATATTGACTATGATGACTCAACTTACCAGTTTGCACAAAATTCTAATTCCTTATATAAAACATCTGTGAATATTTCTATTGGATGTGATAAAGAGTGTACTTATTGTATCGTTCCTGCAACAAGAGGTGATGAAATCTCTATTCCACCTGAAATGATTGTAGAACAAGTTCAAAAAGATGTGGCAAAGGGTGCAAAAGAAGTAACTTTATTAGGTCAAAATGTAAACTCTTATGGAAGAAGGTTCTCTGATGGTAGAGAAAAAACTAACTTTACTAGACTTTTACAAGAGGTTTCTAAAGTAGAAGGTTTAGAGAGAATTAGATTTACTTCTCCACACCCATTACATATGGATGATGAGTTTATTGAAGAGTTTGCAAAAAATCCAAAAATATCTAAATGTATTCATATGCCTTTACAAAGTGGTTCTACTAAAGTATTAAAAGCTATGAAAAGAGGATATACAAAAGAGTGGTTTTTAAATAGAGCTAAGAAAATTAGAGATTTAGTTCCTAATGTTAGAATTACAACAGATATCATTGTAGCTTTCCCTGGTGAGTCTCAAGAAGATTTCGAAGATACAATTGATGTAATCAAGCAAGTTCGTTTTGATCAAATCTTTAACTTCAAATACTCTCCAAGACCAAACACTAAAGCTTTAGAATTTAAAGATTTAGAAATTGAAGATGAGATTGGAAGTGCAAGACTTACAGAAGTAATTGAACTTCACAAGTTACATCAAAGTGAACTAATGGATTCAAATGTTGGAAAAACTGTAGAGGTTTTATTTGAATCATTAAAACCAAATGGTGAGATTGCTGGATTTACAGATAACTATTGTCAAGTATTTGTAAAAGGTAGTGATGAGCTATTAGGAAAAATTGTTAAAGTAAAAATAACTGGTGCAACTAGAACTGCACTTAAAGGTGAAATTGTAGAATAA
- the nusA gene encoding transcription termination factor NusA, translating into MDKIIDILDSIAYEKGLKVEEVETALKEALIKTAEKMVDETLTFDANIDRENKKLELSQKVEVVPDGDSRSLGLDEEGNSINPENFIELSEAQEIDPDLEVGDTVDYDLEFENMGRNAATILHSNFEYKVQRYLEETLVSKYKNKIGKTINGTVTRVDRQENTFVEIGEVKGMLPRKSRIKGEFFKVGDTVKAVVKAVNIDKANGLIIELSRTAPKFLESLLRAEVPELKDEIISIEASARIPGSRAKIALTTTDPSVDPIGSIVGVKGVRISAVSAQLHGENIDCVEYSAIPEMFISRALSPAIIQSVKIEKPADGNDKGKAVVTIPSDQKSKAIGKAGLNIRLASMLTRYEIELVEVGGSTTATSSSDNQEVEKTTDTASLEALFK; encoded by the coding sequence ATGGATAAAATTATTGATATATTGGATTCTATTGCCTATGAAAAAGGCCTAAAAGTAGAAGAAGTTGAAACAGCTTTAAAAGAAGCGTTAATCAAAACTGCCGAAAAAATGGTAGATGAGACGTTAACATTTGATGCAAATATAGATAGAGAAAATAAAAAATTAGAGCTTTCACAAAAAGTAGAAGTTGTACCAGATGGAGATAGTAGATCTTTAGGACTTGACGAAGAAGGAAACAGTATTAACCCTGAAAACTTCATTGAGTTAAGTGAAGCACAAGAGATTGATCCTGACTTAGAAGTTGGAGATACAGTTGATTATGACCTAGAGTTTGAAAACATGGGAAGAAATGCTGCAACAATCTTACATAGTAACTTTGAATACAAAGTTCAAAGATATTTAGAAGAGACTTTAGTTAGTAAATATAAAAATAAAATTGGAAAAACTATTAACGGTACAGTAACTAGAGTTGACAGACAAGAGAATACTTTTGTTGAGATTGGGGAAGTAAAAGGTATGCTTCCAAGAAAATCTAGAATTAAAGGTGAGTTCTTTAAAGTTGGAGATACAGTTAAAGCTGTAGTAAAAGCTGTAAATATTGATAAAGCAAATGGTTTAATCATTGAACTATCAAGAACTGCACCTAAATTTTTAGAATCACTTTTAAGAGCAGAAGTTCCTGAATTAAAAGATGAAATTATCTCTATTGAAGCAAGTGCTAGAATTCCAGGAAGTAGAGCTAAAATCGCTTTAACTACAACTGATCCATCTGTTGACCCAATTGGTTCAATTGTTGGGGTAAAAGGTGTTAGAATTTCTGCTGTTTCTGCACAATTACATGGAGAGAATATTGATTGTGTTGAGTATTCAGCAATTCCTGAAATGTTTATTTCAAGAGCATTATCTCCTGCTATTATTCAAAGTGTAAAAATTGAAAAACCAGCAGATGGAAATGACAAAGGTAAAGCAGTAGTTACAATTCCAAGTGACCAAAAGTCAAAAGCAATTGGTAAAGCTGGTTTAAATATCAGACTTGCATCAATGTTAACTAGATATGAAATTGAGCTTGTAGAAGTTGGTGGTTCAACTACTGCGACATCAAGTTCAGATAACCAAGAAGTTGAAAAAACAACAGATACTGCAAGCTTAGAGGCATTATTTAAGTAA